From one Plasmodium malariae genome assembly, chromosome: 12 genomic stretch:
- the PmUG01_12012200 gene encoding P-loop containing nucleoside triphosphate hydrolase, putative produces MKSKNLKSGNKSSSISKSGKNVDDNDMITYKTDEENNSEQVVIEKEINLENDYHNYTYVIEHLDFSLFCKKNGRKSDGMNGSSETKEEITKIDGKRLSFIGKTYDYLKNKNFNPKHLKKLEISQYFEKTLWAYYNMYDELYTLGNNSIFFYNEVSNERVSFLYIKHILSLIVFICYKYEEKGKYEIWDEIICNKIDEFEKLVEVEKGNCTEKENCNIYERYDLYKDFLIEKFNSLFFNTLKLINYNFVLNDFVENIDNKLENRQMGTKPISYRKNLYKLNFLEKSIIIQFFINIYSSIDKKFLFKLCVDLCNPFIWNHIHYDYLNKFLFEKNKEAKMLYNNLLKIMDKKYINGRSYSVLNVYMSNCCIMSQDDTSNTDTNEKLKNNGKMNHLEKKTREYDENIILLVNKSEFFYNLINYFLIVLDIIERKSEELDDLTSSSSSLSSMTDNEIENIKLDDYDNYVDKFIDENVDLPFSGKMKLNNDSTKEKTILSNGNTMNGTNDRSKEEVVPINGEDINCEENASKNGRSNKRTRCGINNSIDNYEVKVGVEEDEKEEEDDYLERYSKYASSEDEKNEIYFNHSEYKKEEILHMFSKYESRIKQKSKKCVREKIRENVREKKKKKKIYDDDSMNVVILFVEKCIEFFIDLLSQLYSRRVLYIFMKYFNVLIYCKISSLNKKRKFKELIKLLKYYLEMYINNFSGNPLTYLEINNEHYKNFEYFQIFCYKYFKDHKILKNYYLKSVFLMDKKKELLENFSKLEKEELLFLCENLKYIIVTPSEQKSGKKRCTEKETKGKEMEEESNQLFDINTQDNKAQGGKPHDDMSHNDTWNSSNNRLFRNVHIFSRKRKLFYITLLIENLSFKKNIFEEIDKNCDYPNEKDLFENVLIDTKDDLKKKRKTFLYTKPLFKLNLQYLCINDYIFRIYNLFKLQSYYDIRKNVIEYVYETNPKNKKVNENTICNYVFEIDENSNLNKSENEGERKIKKLYFESGKHGAHNNYNDDEGLKMNKKRKYEEENLEQNVNTANHSDDLLLESSNMYNEYQLNSIINDVNKIENTYFTNERRMSNKIDSFKIVNIDNNKKMIMGEIVIDLKYKYHERVHNEWNMIRPSDILFLVCVKNYTNHYKNKLNVINDNDLKKLLGINYVRGCEVIKYANFVEDDNEMDNEKCSMKKITVYLDYLQYQKDIINAPEIYSSFNLLVRRKQKENNFFYILNNIKTLIMNPDDAVIPYWVHDIFLGYCDNSLKYYKKTLPLRGEEKEENLSEENSESVSSNGEHSGEDYSDEDYSDEDDSDGDESNGDESNGDESNGDESNGDDSDGDNSEGGNYNQKSVLKSNVGKVSKKKKGYNKTKLNYIRKNIDDINYLNTFLNIKHILETTNVAYLCIDSSYINVSNGNSDKVSIKNLLNEYIEPLFLSYIPIKYDNQKNSLQKSVLHRNIIESLYYHICVINKYKVDDMNFISKFISNIKVAYHCEKFFVFQFEFKQKEYFLILNNYLNKVKEEEKNNATTCYKEGYCDSEEGAVINDHKNVKKIFDKIMENSIKYLSLKDGIYRIQNKIYDDENYPLEGLLIHTTKKNSTNIEFGNKEKDGNKLVKNKIHYTERQIECIKSGLYKGITIIEGVPGSGKTSILNKIINILFNNKKKEKILICTHSNSCLNYIFNLLVKENLIHQKYLCRVGMGELDIENLRNEYEEIEKSLKKNYHNDKDHLEMINNSDNILNDEDDNFNFSKYGRINYMIELRQKLLNEISLISVSCNNKEIFNCLSATQYYENNVKKRISKFFMFVDIFKKNANIDSFFKLYISSSIDDYDIYNLFLCPKMYVKQFENVEYIVWKMDNANVYCSKEIEELHILEEDKSCFYLIHPEHQLKILNLSIYNIIFPFKKYITLKLERISIDQYLDYKNRFADKNIGAEHADNLENCTGTNLSASGLWVNDALGKEKMEEEEEEDVENGEGEVERGGRKNSKGNAIQKNFKKEESLTNNEFKRIEEQRNRTKDNQDKHSIFKGELTGMTFKNNEDDLYVCKYYLAKLIKTHEHLNDCRAFEVLKNQRERGVYIIAKLARIIAMTCTHASINRSKITKLQFYFDNIIIDECTQITENDTFLPLLLQENRYDKSKLKRIIFVGDSNQLPPIIKNKYIKNFANYEQSLYKRFLRLELPSIYLNEQGRMRNEICNIYKYFYSKYNIQIANLECIHRDKFLKNFNPGFTYTYQFVHVESEEYTPVPYFYQNLLEAEMAVAIFMYMRLIGYSNEIITILTTYNGQKELILDILKKNCLYNKLIGVPKKVTTVDKYQGKQNDYVIISLVRSKSIGYMKNIKRLIVAFSRARFGLYVVGNYSLYKKNYEFKKPLYFFRKNKLSLSLQLNEHFNTKERDGNNSPVIIKDLNHFYTILYSLSNAYFQQGAS; encoded by the coding sequence ATgaaatcaaaaaatttaaaatcaGGTAATAAAAGTTCATCCATAAGTAAGTCAGGTAAAAATGTAGATGATAACGATATGATTACGTATAAAACtgatgaagaaaataattcaGAACAAGTTGTAATTGAAAAGGAGATCAACTTAGAAAACgattatcataattatacGTATGTAATTGAACACTTAGATTTTAGccttttttgtaaaaaaaatggaaggaAAAGTGATGGCATGAATGGAAGTTCTGAAACAAAAGAAGAGATTACAAAAATAGATGGAAAAAGATTAAGTTTTATTGGAAAAACTTATGactatttgaaaaataaaaactttaacccaaaacatttaaaaaaattagaaatttctcaatattttgaaaaaacgCTGTGGGCATACTACAATATGTATGATGAATTGTATACTTTAGGTAACaacagtatttttttttacaacgAAGTATCAAATGAGAGAGTGagctttttatatataaaacatatattatcaCTAATTGTCTTCAtttgttataaatatgaagaaaaaggaaaatatgaaatttgggatgaaataatttgtaaCAAAATAGatgaatttgaaaaattagtGGAAGTGGAAAAGGGGAATTGCACAGAAAAGGagaattgtaatatatatgaaagatatgatttatataaagattttttgatagaaaaatttaatagtttattttttaatacgctcaaattaattaattataattttgttttaaatgaTTTTGTGGAAAATATTGACAATAAATTGGAGAACCGTCAAATGGGTACTAAACCAATCagttatagaaaaaatttatacaaattaaattttttagaaaagtCGATAATTATTcagttttttataaatatatattctagtATAGATAAAAagtttctttttaaattgtgTGTAGATTTGTGTAATCCTTTTATATGGAACCATATACATTACGATtacttaaataaatttctttttgaaaaaaataaagaagcgAAAATGCTTTATAataatcttttaaaaattatggatAAGAAGTATATAAATGGCAGAAGTTACAGTGtgttaaatgtatatatgagtaATTGCTGCATAATGTCTCAAGACGATACATCAAATACTGATactaatgaaaaattaaaaaataatggaaaGATGAATCATttagaaaagaaaacaagagaatatgatgaaaatattattttacttgtGAATAAAagtgaatttttttataacttaaTAAATTACTTTCTAATTGTTTTAGATATCATTGAGCGGAAATCTGAAGAATTGGACGATCTAACAAGCAGTTCATCTTCCTTGTCCTCTATGACTGATAACGAAATTGAAAACATCAAGTTAGATGATTATGATAATTACGTGGATAAATTTATTGATGAAAATGTTGATCTTCCTTTTTCGGgcaaaatgaaattaaataatgacagtacaaaagaaaaaactatTCTTTCAAATGGTAATACAATGAACGGTACAAATGATAGAAGCAAAGAGGAAGTGGTGCCTATTAATGGAGAGGATATAAATTGTGAGGAAAATGCTTCCAAAAATGGACGTTCAAATAAGCGTACAAGATGTggtataaataatagtattGATAATTACGAAGTGAAGGTAGGGGTAGAGGAAGACgaaaaggaagaagaagatgaCTATTTAGAACGCTATTCGAAATATGCCTCTAGCGAAGATGAAAAGAacgaaatttattttaatcacagtgaatataaaaaagaagagataTTACATATGTTTTCTAAATATGAAAGCAGAATAAAacagaaaagtaaaaaatgtgTACGTGAAAAGATTAGGGAAAATGTTAgagaaaagaagaagaagaagaaaatatatgatgatGATAGTATGAatgttgttattttatttgttgaAAAATGTATAGAGTTTTTTATTGATCTGTTAAGCCAGCTTTATTCAAGAAGAGTgttgtacatttttatgaaatattttaatgtattaatatattgtaaaatatctagtttgaacaaaaaaaggaagttcaaagaattaataaaactgCTGAAATACTATCttgaaatgtatataaataatttttcaggGAACCCATTAActtatttagaaataaataatgaacattataagaattttgaatattttcaaatcttctgttataaatattttaaggatcataaaatattaaaaaattattacctAAAATCAGTTTTTTtaatggataaaaaaaaggaattactGGAGAATTTTTCGAAATTAGAAAAAGaggaattattatttttatgcgaaaatttaaaatatattattgtgaCCCCGTCTGAGCAGAAGTCGGGAAAAAAGAGATGTACGGAAAAAGAGACCAAAGGGAAAGAAATGGAAGAAGAGAGTAATCAATTATTTGACATTAACACGCAAGACAATAAAGCACAAGGTGGCAAACCGCACGACGATATGTCTCACAACGATACGTGGAATAGTAGCAATAATAGGCTGTTTAGAAACGTGCACATATTTAGTAGGAAGAGAAAACTATTTTACATTACCTTACTAATTGAAAAtttaagttttaaaaaaaatatttttgaagaaATTGATAAGAACTGTGATTACCCAAATGAAAAggatttatttgaaaatgttTTGATTGATACAAAAGATgatttgaaaaagaaaagaaaaactttCCTTTATACGAAACCTTTGTTTAAGTTgaatttacaatatttatgcattaatgactatatttttagaatatataatttattcaaatTACAGAGTTACTATgatataaggaaaaatgtAATTGAGTACGTGTATGAAACAAatccaaaaaataaaaaggtaaatGAGAATACTATATGTAACTATGTTTTCGAAATAGATGAAAAtagtaatttaaataaaagtgaaaatgaaggggaaaggaaaataaaaaaattatattttgaaagtGGAAAGCATGGTgcacataataattataacgaTGATGAAggtttaaaaatgaataaaaaaagaaaatacgaAGAAGAAAATTTAGAACAGAATGTTAATACTGCAAATCACAGCGATGACTTATTATTAGAGAGCagtaatatgtataatgaaTATCAACTGAACTCTATAATTAATGATGTTAATAAGATTGAAAATACTTATTTTACAAATGAAAGAAGAATGAGCAATAAAATTGATTCTTtcaaaattgtaaatattgataataataagaaaatgatTATGGGAGAAATAGTTATAGatctaaaatataaatatcacGAAAGAGTTCATAACGAATGGAACATGATTAGACCGTccgatatattatttttagtttgtgtaaagaattatacaaatcattataagaataaattaaatgttattaatgataatgatttaaaaaaattattaggaATTAATTATGTAAGAGGATGTGAAGTTATTAAATATGCAAATTTTGTAGAAGATGATAATGAAATggataatgaaaaatgtagCATGAAGAAAATTACCGTGTATTTAGATTATTTACAGTATCAAAAGGATATTATAAATGCGCCTGAAATATATAGCTCATTTAATTTACTGGTAAGAAGGAagcaaaaggaaaataattttttttacattttgaacaatattaaaacattaataatGAACCCAGATGATGCAGTTATACCCTACTGGGTGCATGATATCTTTTTGGGGTATTGTGATAATtccttaaaatattacaaaaaaacgTTACCACTTAGAGGTGaagaaaaagaggaaaacTTATCTGAAGAAAACTCGGAAAGCGTGAGCTCGAATGGAGAGCACTCGGGTGAGGACTACTCAGATGAGGACTACTCAGATGAGGATGACTCAGATGGGGATGAGTCAAATGGGGATGAGTCAAATGGGGATGAGTCAAATGGGGATGAGTCAAATGGGGATGACTCAGATGGGGATAACTCGGAAGGTGGAAATTATAATCAAAAAAGTGTTCTTAAATCCAACGTAGGAAAAGtgtcaaagaaaaaaaaggggtataataaaacgaaattaaattatataagaaagAATATTGATGATATTAATTATCTAAACACCTTTTTAAACATCAAACATATACTAGAAACAACGAATGTCGCATATCTATGTATTGACtcatcatatataaatgtatcaAATGGTAATAGCGACAAAGttagtataaaaaatttgctgAATGAATATATTGAACCTTTGTTTTTAAGTTATATTCctataaaatatgataatcaaaaaaattcTCTTCAGAAAAGTGTGTTACATAGAAACATAATTGAAAGTTTATATTATCACATTTgtgtaattaataaatataaagttgATGATATGAATTtcatttcaaaatttatatcaAACATTAAAGTGGCATATCACTGTGAAAAATTTTTCGTCTTTCAGTTTGAATTTAAGCaaaaggaatattttttaattttaaataattatttaaataaagtgAAAGAGGAGGAGAAAAATAATGCAACCACTTGTTACAAGGAGGGATATTGTGATAGTGAAGAAGGCGCTGTGATAAATGatcataaaaatgtaaagaaaatatttgataaaatCATGGAAAACTCCATAAAGTACTTAAGTTTGAAAGATGGAATATATAGAAtacagaataaaatatatgatgatGAAAACTATCCATTAGAAGGGTTATTAATCCATacgacaaaaaaaaatagcacaAATATTGAATTTGGtaataaagaaaaggatGGAAATAAacttgtaaaaaataaaatacattatacaGAAAGACAAATCGAATGCATAAAAAGTGGTTTATATAAAGGCATAACAATTATTGAGGGTGTTCCAGGTAGTGGGAAAACcagtatattaaataaaattataaatatattatttaataataaaaaaaaagaaaagattcTTATATGCACACACAGTAATAGTTGTTTAaactacatttttaatttacttgTTAAGGAAAATTTGATTcatcaaaaatatttatgtagaGTAGGAATGGGAGAATTagatattgaaaatttaagaaatgagtatgaagaaatagaaaaaagtttaaaaaaaaattatcataatgaCAAAGATCATCTAGAGATGATTAATAACTCggataatattttaaatgatgaagatgataattttaatttttcaaaatatggaagaataaattatatgattGAATTAAgacaaaaattattgaatGAAATAAGTTTGATATCCGTGTCATGCAATaacaaagaaatatttaattgtttatcTGCTACtcaatattatgaaaataacgTTAAAAAACGTAtttccaaattttttatgtttgttgatatatttaaaaaaaatgcaaatattgatagtttttttaaattatacatatcaTCGTCCATTGATGACTACGATATATACAACTTATTTTTGTGTCcaaaaatgtatgtaaaaCAGTTCGAAAATGTGGAGTATATTGTGTGGAAAATGGACAATGCAAACGTATACTGCAGTAAGGAAATAGAAGAACTGCATATATTAGAGGAAGACAAATCGtgcttttatttaattcatcCGGAACATCAACTAAAGATATTAAATTTgagcatatataatattatattcccttttaaaaaatatataacgttGAAATTAGAAAGAATAAGTATTGATCAATATTTGGATTATAAAAATAGGTTTGCCGATAAAAATATCGGAGCTGAACATGCCGATAATTTGGAAAACTGTACTGGCACAAATTTGAGTGCAAGTGGTTTATGGGTAAATGATGCACTgggaaaagagaaaatggaagaagaggaagaggaGGATGTAGAGAACGGAGAAGGGGAAGTAGAAAGAGGAGGAAGAAAAAACTCGAAAGGTAATGCTATTcaaaagaattttaaaaaagaagagtcACTAACTaataatgaatttaaaagaatagaAGAACAAAGAAATAGGACAAAAGATAATCAGGATAAGCATAGCATCTTCAAAGGAGAATTAACTGGTATGACGTTCAAAAATAATGAGGAtgatttatatgtatgtaaatattatttagcaaaattaataaaaacgcATGAACATTTGAATGACTGTAGAGCATTTGAAGTTTTAAAGAATCAGCGAGAAAGAGGCGTTTACATAATAGCAAAATTAGCAAGGATTATTGCGATGACTTGTACCCATGCAAGTATAAATAGAAGTAAAATAACgaaattacaattttattttgataatattataatagatGAATGCACACAAATTACTGAGAATGACACATTTTTGCCATTATTGCTTCAAGAGAATAGATATGATAAAAGCAAATTAAAgagaattatttttgtagGGGATTCAAACCAACTACCGcctattataaaaaataaatatataaaaaattttgctaATTATGAACAATCTTTGTATAAACGATTTTTAAGATTAGAATTACcttctatttatttaaatgagcAAGGACGTATGAGGAACGAGATAtgtaacatttataaatatttctatagtaagtataatatacaaatagCAAATTTAGAATGTATACACAgagataaatttttaaagaattttaaTCCAGGATTCACATATACTTATCAGTTTGTACATGTTGAATCGGAGGAATACACACCAGTACCTTATTTTTACCAAAACTTGTTAGAGGCTGAAATGGCGGTtgctatttttatgtatatgagATTAATAGGGTATtctaatgaaattataacaatattaaCAACATATAATGGtcaaaaagaattaatattagacattttaaaaaaaaattgtttgtATAATAAGTTAATCGGAGTTCCTAAAAAAGTGACAACTGTTGACAAATATCAAGGTAAGCAAAACGATTACgtaataatttcattagtTAGATCAAAAAGTATAggttatatgaaaaatattaaaaggtTGATTGTTGCATTTTCAAGAGCAAGATTTGGTTTATATGTAGTTGGTAATTATAGTTTATAcaagaaaaattatgaatttaaaaagcctttatatttttttaggaAGAATAAATTAAGTCTATCCTTGCAACTGAATGAACATTTTAACACTAAAGAAAGAGACGGTAACAATTCACCTGTTATTATAAAAGACTTAAATCACTTTTACACAATTTTGTACTCTTTGTCAAATGCATATTTTCAACAAGGAGCTAGTTAG